The following coding sequences are from one Anopheles bellator chromosome X, idAnoBellAS_SP24_06.2, whole genome shotgun sequence window:
- the LOC131213560 gene encoding uncharacterized protein LOC131213560, producing MNKLLVGSVVVVGLLVATLLQPASGSLYGPFGPFAGAQFGPPGLGAFGPGYGGAAAGLPLYPSVVGRPGAPVYQPFLPVASPLLGRSLAPAAAAPLPAAATGNLRTVVSGSDVLERLAVADLPEDLQQRAQELQLASEQGFDACEELLATPGAYWQYKRCQAFQLRNALTAAKALEQEATARAAAAAAAAAAATSTEAAVAVPAEASV from the coding sequence ATGAACAAGCTGCTCGTCGGAAGCGTGGTAGTGGtggggctgctggtggccacgcTCCTCCAGCCGGCGTCCGGATCACTGTACGGGCCGTTCGGTCCGTTTGCCGGTGCTCAGTTCGGTCCGCCCGGACTGGGAGCATTCGGACCGGGCTATggtggcgccgccgccggactgCCGCTGTacccgtcggtggtcggtcgtCCTGGAGCCCCCGTCTACCAACCGTTCCTGCCCGTAGCGTCCCCACTGCTGGGCCGCTCATTGGCCCCGGCCGCGGCTGCACCGCTGCCAgctgccgccaccggtaaCCTGCGCACCGTCGTGTCCGGATCCGATGTGCTCGAGaggctggccgtggccgaccTGCCGGAGGACCTGCAGCAGCGGGCCCAGGAGCTGCAGCTCGCGAGCGAGCAGGGCTTCGATGCGTGCGAAGAGCTTCTGGCGACTCCCGGGGCCTACTGGCAGTACAAGCGTTGCCAGGCGTTCCAGCTCCGCAACGCCTTGACCGCTGCGAAGGCCCTCGAGCAGGAGGCTACCgcccgtgctgctgctgctgccgctgctgccgccgccgccactagTACTGAAGCCGCCGTTGCCGTGCCCGCCGAAGCCTCGGTCTAG